Part of the Pan paniscus chromosome 3, NHGRI_mPanPan1-v2.0_pri, whole genome shotgun sequence genome is shown below.
CAGAACCATGGTACTCTGTTGGGGTGTGAAAGTAGCCACAGATCATCTGTAGATTAAGGGGTGTGGCTttgttccaataaagctttatttacaacACAGgctgtgggctggatttggcctgcaggctGTAGTTTGTGATCCTTGATTCAGACAGTTTAGCAAGGCTGAAAAGAACACCGACACCCCCTTGTTACCCACAGATGGGTGGGACTTGGCCAGAGGCCAAGAGGAGGGTGCTCGCAGGGGAGCATACAGCATGAAGAGGCCGGGAGGTGCCCCAGGACACCAAGTGTGGGAAAGTGGGACATGCGGGGAAGTTTCCAGAAAGCGTGATGTCAAGTTGGAGGCGGAGCGCTGCTGGGGCGTGAAGAGTCTCGAGTCCAAGTGAGGGAGTTAAGAACTTGGTAGGGGTTGTTGTTGGGTCGGGCACCTGGGGTCAGCCAGGTGGTGACCTGGGATGCGGTGGGGACAGGCAATGAGGTAAGctctgctctttatttttttgcagatgCTTTTCTCAAACTTTCCTGATCCTGAGGGCAAGCTAAACCAGTTCCGGAAGAACCTGCGGGAGTTGCAGCAGCTCCGATGGGATGAGAGCTGGGTGCAGACTGTGCTCCCTTTGGTTATGGACACATAACTCCCGGGCCAGAGGCTAAAACCCCAGGGCCCCTGCTGTCCTTCCCGCAGCTTCTTCTCGGAGTCTCAGGGCAAACCCTTTCGAGCAGCGCCTCCCAGTGGCCAGAAGCTGAAATGACGGCAGTGGTGCCACCTGGTGAGTGAATTGCTTCTGTGACCCGGGAAGCTGTGGTTggctctgatttcttttttggaggcTCGGAAacacttcctgtcttcttctgttcTTCACGCCCCATGCCCCTGCTAGCGTACTACTGTTCTGTGACTTCTCTGTGACCTCTGCAGTACTCCTCATCCTGCGTTTGGTCTCCAGGTGTCGCCTTTCTGCCGTGTTCCTAACATTTTGATTCCGGTCTTGAAAAAAGCACCTGCTGCACCGTAAGCCCAGGGATGTGGCAGCTGCAGCAGGCTTGGCTTTGTGAGGAACCGAGTGTGTCCACGTTGGGGGAACATCATACTTGATACACACGTTTTTATTTGCAcaaagaaaatgctatttttgGAGCCAGAGTTTTCATGTCTGATTTATGGTGATTTTCTTAAGAACCAGAACTGCTGGCAGAAAGGGAGCACCCACACGCCTAGATAGCCGATGTCTTATTAGAGGGCAGTTTGTGGTTCCTGATTTGGAAATTAACATTCTCCAAACATTCTGGTCCAATGAAAGTTTTATCCGCTTTCCCATGTAAAAATTCTTCCCATGAGAGTGACTTGATCCTCACAATCCCGTTGGAGTCGTGTGTGAGTCCTACAGTGTGAGGTTCAGCATTGCCATCTCCAAGTGCTCTTTGTAGGGAAACAGTTTCTGGTCACGATGAGCTTCCACTTCCCATCTGATCCTGGCCCGGCCTGGAAACAGAGCACATGTGTTTGAGGATGGCGGTGTTTGGGGACAGGACATGAGCGTATTGTGTGGGGCTGCTAGGACAGGCTTGGTGTGGTGGGGGAGTGTCCAAGTCAGTTTACTTGTTTCACAGTTTCCCAGGCCCACCCAGGTACCTAGAATTGGCCTCCAGGATGGGATCAGAAATCTGGTTTTGCATAGAAATGGTTAGCAGCAGGCACCGTGCCGCTGTCCACTCTCTGCTGGCATCTGCCCCAGCACTTGGCACAGCGGGACAGAAGCAGAGCTCTGAACCCACATCTACCTGGCTGCCCAGTCAACACACTCTTCACAAAGCTTAGAAAGCGGCCGggcacgtggctcacgcctgtaatcccaacactttgggaggccaaggtggggggatcacttgaggtcaggagtttgagagcagcctggccaacatggtgaaaccccatctctacaaaaatacaaaaattagccaggcatgatggcaggtgcctgtaatcccagctacctgggaggctgaggcaggagaattgcttgaacccaggaggcggaggttgcagtgagctgagattgtgccactgcactccagcctgagtgacagagtgagactccatctcaaaaaaaaaaaaaaacccaaaaacaaacaaacaaacaaacaaaaacacacacacacagcttagaAGGGGCTGGTGTTCTCATAAGCACAGATATCTGAAGAGCCATTagccagaatgatttttttttttttttgagatacgatcttgttctgtcacccgggctggagtgcagtggcacagtcattgctcaccgcagcctcgactcctgggctctagcaatcctcccacttcctgagtagctgtgatggcaggtgcgtgccaccatgccagtaatttttttattttgtagagatggggtcctgaaCGCATGGCCTCaaatgatgctcctgcctcagcctcttttattattatttttttagacggagtttaaCTCTGTtcccctagctggagtgcagtggcgcaatctcagctcactgcaacgcctcccaggttcaagtgatcctcctgcatcagcctcccaagtagctgggattataggcgtgcagcaccacgcctggctaatttttgtgtttttagtagagatggggtttcaccgtgttggccaggctggtcttgaactctgacctcaagtgatccgctcacctcagcctcccaaatcctcAGCCTCttacagtgttgggattacaggtgtgagacactgtgacCCGGGATGATTTTCAATCACAGTTTTTTGTTACAAGTGGAAAATGCATATCTATAAAAATGAAGTAGTGTAGACATGAATGTGTAGAAGTCTCTATAATCCTGCCATGCAAGGATGGCACCTGTTAACGAGTGTATtagggatgtccaatcttttggcctcCCTgtgccacattggaagaagaatcaccttgggccacacataaaatacactaatgctagcaatagctgatgagctaaaagaaaaaaattcacaaaaaaacCTTGtactgttttaagaaagtttacagatttgtgttgggccgcaggttggacaagcctgctatatatatattctaggtTTTCTCCTATAAGTATACTTATGTGAAAATGATGattgtgataattttttttttgagatgaagtcttgctatgttgctcaaggttgccacaaactcctgggcttaagccatcctcccgtctcaacctcctgagtagttgggaatatAGGTAGTCATAACCATGTGTGGgtgattattattagtttttaaacaaaaatggggctgggcacagtggcacacacctgtcatcctaacactttgggaagctgaggcagcagatcacttgaggtcaggagttcaagatcagcctggccaacatggcaaaacctcgactctacaaaaaatacaaaaattagccaggtgtggtagcacctgcctgtagtcccagctactcaggaggctgagatgggaggatagcttgaacctgggaggtgagaggttgcagtgggccgagatggcaccactgcattccagcctgggcaatacaaagccagactctgtctcaaaaaaaaaaaaaaaaaaaaaaaaatggtgggtgGGTTCTTATACTATGTGTGCTGCTTGGCactgtttttttcacttaaaagataTTGCAGGTATTTTTTCACGTAAGTATCTGAAGaaagacttcctttttttttttttttgcttttttgagacagggtctcgctctgttgcccacgctggagtgcagtggtgagatcagggctcactgcagcctccacctcgtgggctcaagccatcctcccacatcagcctcccgagtagctgggactacaggcgtgtgcaaccacatctggctagtttctgtatgttttgtgaagatggggtcccactatgtggcccaggttggtcttgaacacttggggtcaagtagtcctcctgccttagcctcctaaagtactgggatgacaggcctgagcccTGCGCCGGGCCAGCCTCCTGTGCAAGGTTGTGCGGGACTCTGTCGTGGAACCCAGTATGCCTTCGTGTGCTGGCTTGTTTGTTGACTCTGTAGTTAACGGGCTGCCCCACGTGGACAGGCACTGGGTCATCCGTGTCTCTGTGTGCAGGCAGAGGCTGCTGCGGGTGCATCTGTGCACATGGCTGCCGGGAGGGGCTGTGCTCAGGGGGAGCTGGGGCAGAGGCTGTTGGCAATGGGGGGGCTTGGGTGTAGTGTGGAGGCACGAGAGCCAGGTGGCCGGGCTGCAGTCTGCGGGAGCTCGGGAGTCACTTGGCCTCTGTGTGTCCTAGTGTCTTTGTCAGTGGGATGGGACAATGACAGCACACCCTCACAAGTGCTGGGGGCTGACAAATGTCAGGTCTGAGGACAGTGACTGGCCCACTATGGGGCCAGGTTCCCTTCTCTATAGTCACCCTGCTCATCTCCCATCAACTGGGTGTTCAGGACAGTGGTGTGGAGGATCCGCCTGTACAGCCTGTGCTCCAGCATCCTGCAGGCCACAGCTGTGTCCAGCCCTGACCCCGACTGCCCCTCCCGccacctccattttatagatgaggaaaccaaggcccaagGGCTTAGGGAACCCTGCTCTGAAGCACATAGTAGGGCTGCTGGGCTCAGACCCTCCCTCCCTGTGCTGAGCTGCCCTCCTCCTGCCGCAAGCCCCCCACGTCCCGAGTCGACCCTGCTCACCGGCCTCTGCCCGAGTTCCCTGCATGGTGTGGGAGTGTGGGGCATCCTAGCTTTTCCCCGGCACCCAGTTCTTTCACTTCCATTGGAGTCCTGCAGGGACAGCTCGGGGACCATGTAGGCCCGGGTGGGCGTGGGGGTTCACCTAGCTCGGTGGTGAACAGCTGGCACGTCCCTTGGTTGCAGACGGTAAAGGCCACGTAGACCTCAGGAGCCCGCTTGTGCTCCTGGCAGGCAGCCAGCCTCCTCAGGACCCCGACCAGCGACACGATGGCTTCTGGGCAATACAGCACGTCTACAGTGAAAGCTTCAGGTTACTGAAAGGGACAAGTGGAAAGTTCCACTTCATGCTGACCTCAGCAGCAGGGCGAAGCCAGAGGGGCAGCGGTCATATGAGACTATTAGATGCCATTTAACCATTCGGGCCATTAGATGGAAAGGCAATTACTTGGGTGAAAAAGGAGAACCCTTAGTAGAGAAAGCTGCAAAAGAccgaagcaaaagaaaaaaatctccagaCTCACTGGCGTTCCTTAAAAAACCAGCTCTGGTTCTCGGCCTCTCTAGAGGGCTTTGAATGACAGAAAGCCTGACCCTGCCGTGAACTTCATGTTTCAGGTGTCTGCCGATTGGTCTGCTGGCTTGCAGGGGTGGGCTTGTGTCCCTGGCCACCGCTGGACCTGTGGTTTTCAGGGCTGGGACCCAGGACCACAGGCAGAGCTCTGCTCCACCAGAGAGGGGACTGAGTGTGCTGGCAGGGGTGAGGGGTTTTCGGTGGCCCAGCCAAACACCACCTTCTCTCAAGGGCCCTGGCCTCATCCCAGAAGTGGTTGTTTTCCTCCTGTGGTCTCTGAAGGACACAGGGCATGGCTCTGGGACAGAGCCATGTGGTGACGACTGTAACGGGAGTGTGCCTGTCTCCAACAAGAGGGCTGTGGCTTGAAGGCCACCTTAAGAGGCACCCCTGTCCTTTGATGTCACCCTGGAGGCCCAGAGTAACTCTTCTGGAAGCCCCATCACGTCCATGCCTGACAGCGTCCATTGTTCCCTTTTCCCAGAGCCAAGAGCTGGGTAGAGCTGCAAGGACACCGCCTGCACAGGATGCCCGGGGCTGGGCATTACCCGCTGCAATGACAACATCTGGCTGGAAGGCAGAGAGCTGATGGACCGTCGCTACGTCCCGGTCCAGCTGGGCCACTGTCACCCTGGGGCTGTCTAAGTTGGCAGTGATGTCTGCCTCTAATGAGAGGCCATTGAGAAGGACATTCCCTCGGAGCTGCTCGAGGACCCGGCTGTGAGGGTCGCTGAAGTTGTATGCCCGGGGGCGGCACATCTTGCAGATGGCAAGGCCTGTGAGGCCGGCACCACTGCCAAGCTCTAGGACAGTCCTGGCGGGAGGAAAGGGGACCGTGTCTTCGACTGCACCAGGGTAAGCCTGCCTCAGTGCCCTGCCCTGTGCCCCGAGGTCACCTCTTAGTGAAGGCTGCCGGGTTCTCGATGGCCCATTCTGCAAGGTAGAGGGCGGCATCCCATGTGACCAGACCTGTGGTACCGTGGGAGATGATGGCTGTGCTCTCAAAGAGTGTGACCGAGCCTCCCGAGGGCTGCACCAAGAGAGGACGAGAGAGTCAGTCCAGTGATCAGAAGGCAAGTGGCTTAGAAGACAAGTAGCCATCCACCACATGGCTGAATAAACCATGACAGGACCAATCGCCACTCAGCAATGAGAAGCAGCTAACTGTTGACATACCAACAGCTTGCACGGCCTCAAGGGTGTCACGTGGCATGAAAGACACTCATCTCAGGCCACACAGGATTCCATTCATCGAACATTCCTGAGACAATGGAATTCTGGCGATGGAGCCCAGGTCAGTGGTGGCCAGGGGCCAGGTGTGGCTATGAAGGGGTGGCTGCCTTGTGATGATTCAATATGCTGTTTTTCCGTTGTGGTTTTCTGTATCtatgttttatcttatttattttttgaactctgtcacccaggctggagtcagtggcacaatcttggctcactgcaacctctgcctcctgggttcaagcaattctcctgcctcacctgcccaagtagctgtgactacaggcgtgtgccaccatgtccggctaatttttgtacttttttttgagacacagattCGCTCTCATTGCCAAGGccggagtgcaatagcgcgatctcggctcactacaacctccacctcccgggttcaagagattctccttcctcagcctcccgagtagctgggattacaggcgcccactaccacaccccgctaatttttgtatttttagtaaagatggagtttcaccatgttggccaagctggtctcaaactcctgacctcaggtgatcccctcgcctcagcctcccaaagtgctgggattacagacatgagccaccacgcccagcctaatttttgtatttttagtagagacagggtttcaccatattggccatgctggtctcgaactcctgacctcagatccacccgccttggcctcccaaagtgctgggattacaggcgtgagccaccatgtccagccctgtCAAGTATTCTTTGAGGACTGGGCACCAGGTCCTTGTGAAGCAGGTAGTGTGTGTCACCTATTGGACAAATGCCCAACACCCCACGACACATGCTGTTGTTGAAGTGCTTGatttacagacagggaaactgaggctaaagaAGGTTAATGGACCTCATGTCTAAGACTGCAGAATGggtgagtcaggatttgaacccacaccCACGTTTACACTTTGTCTGTGCAGGAAGGGTATCTGGGCTGTGAGGGGGAGGAGGGTGTCCTTCTCATACCAGCAAATAGCTCCGGTGGCCCTGGGTGGACTCCTTGGCCATCAGAGTCTCCACCAGCGCCTCGTACAGCTCATCCAAAGGCTCCGTGTGGACAGCCTCGTGCTGGGGGCAGACAGAGTGAGAGCTTGTTTGCTTTCGTTCTAATCTGTAAAAATGGCCAGATGATTTTCACCAAGTTCAGAGGGGAGATTTGGGATGGAATGGTGTAATATCGGCCAGctggtatataaaatattcacttcattgggcgtggtggtgtgtgtcgaatagttccagctactctagaggctgacgtgagaggactgcttgagcccaggagttcgaggacatcctgggcaacagagatcttgtctctaaaaaaaaataattccactTGGTAGGGAAACCTGGATGGGAGGGCCTTCAACAAGAGGTGTTGAGAGGGTAGGGTTAGGTGTAGTCTAGTGCAGGAGACAAAGATTCCGTGAGAGCTGCCACATGACCATGACAGAGAGGAGGAAAACAAAAGGTGTTTTTAAGTGAGCCCAGGCAGAACTGTGAGGGCGGCCCATGCTGCAGGCTGTGGCTGTCAGCAGGCTGCTTCTCCACAGCTGGCCCCGTCCTAGGATTCACAGGACAGCAGCAGGGTACACTGGGTGACTGCTGCCCTCTCCTGGTGGCACAGGGCAGACCTGCTGGTGACCATAGATGCACCCTTTTGGGGAGGACTAGGGAGAAAGCAGTTATTGGAGAAGCAGGGGATTGTTTAGTTGCTAAAAGTGTGGCCCTTTTACTCAGCAGGTCTGCTACTACCTACTAAGGAATGGCCTCTCGATATCCTCATGTCAAACCCTGCATGTTCGGGCCCATCTTTAAAATCCatcctaggccaggtgcagtggctcatgcctgtaatcccagcactctgggaggccgaggcaggcggatcacctgaggtcaggagttcgagaccagcctggccaacatggtgaaattctgtcactactaaaaatacaaaaattagccaggcatggtggcgtgtgcctgtagtcccagcttcttagaAGGCTAGGCATGAGagttgcctgaacccaggaggcagaggtttcagggaaccgagattgtgccacggtaatccagcctgggcaacacagtgagactctgtctcaaaaaaataaataaataagtaaaaaataaaatccatcctATATCAGTCAGGAAAGAGCTCATTCCAGCAGGATCAATGCGGAGAATTCACCAGAGGAACTAGTTCCAAAGGTATGGCAAGAGGAAAAACTTCCAACAGGGGCCCGTGGGGCAACCCAGAGATGGAGAAGAGCAGGAAACTCCAAACCCTTTGGCGGGCAGGACAGAGGGTGTGGGTGAGGGTTCCAGTGCTGTGGGCTGGGCCAGCCTGGTAGGAATGAGAATCCATATGCTAGGAGCTGGGGCCCCAGAgaagcagctgctgtggaaaccccaggaggcagagtgaggGAGAGACGCTGGCCTCCCCTTCTTCCCGCCCTGCACTGTTTCCCATGGGTCACACACAGCTGCAGCCAGTTGCCTGGGGAGGGCCCTGCCATGCTGGGGTTTGCAAagcagggccagggcctgggAAGGACGGGGGCTCCAGCATGCAGGTGGCTATGCTGTCCGGCTACTGGGTGGACACTGCCCATAACTGACCTTTTTCATGAGTTCTGAGAGAAAGCACTGGGCATAATTGACTGACGGCGGGTGCTTCACACACACAGGATGCTTCACATTCTATAGCAAAGGACAGAACGTTGGTTGCTCGAGAGCCCATCTTAAGTCTCCTATGAGCTTCAAGCCAACACAGCAGAGGGCAAACTCCAGGCTACCCCATCCCTCAGCAAAGATGTAGATGGACACAGCGTTCTGGCCCCAAGCATCTGAAGTTTGTCTTAAGATATAAGTCATTTCCTAAAAATGCTTCCACTGCAGTGGCACAGGCTATGGCAGCATTTCTAATGCCCATTCTGAGCAGGAACACAGGGCATGTGGGCCCAAACCACCTCCCTCCCAGGGGAGCCTGTGTGAACCAGGGTTTGCAGTAAGGACAGTCGCCAACTGTCTGACTCTATGGAAGAGGCGGGAAGGCCCACTCGGCAACTGCTCTCTTGGAGCATGTGTCCCTGGGGACAGGATGGAGGGGAGGTGACACTCCAACTAAAGCCAAGAGAAGCCAAGTGCAGGACGAGCAAGTTCCAGGCAGTGGCAACAGCCGGTGCAAGCTCTGAGGTGGCCATAGCCTGGCACTTGGAAATGAGGGCAGAGGGAATTGTGCAGCAGGAGTGGGGACGGTGGGAAAACAAGAgcctggagggagagggaggagatggTCCGCAGTGCCTGCTGGCTGGGAGGGATGCAGATTCTGCCCAAGGACAGCAAAGTACCCCACACAATATACAGGCtcttcaggctggtgctggtttttcatttattctgacacagagtctcgctctgttgcccaggctggattgcagtgacccgatcttggctcactgcagcctccacctcccaggttcaagcaattctcctgcctcagcctcctgagtaactgggactataggcatgcaccaccacgcccagctaatttttgtatttttagtagagatgggtttttgctatgttggctaggccggtcttgaactcctgaccttaggtgttccgtccacctcagcttcccaaagtcctgagattacaggtgtgagccagtgtatCCAGCCTTTTGCTGGATTTTAAAGCAGCTCTCCCTACATTTCATGCTTCACCACCTACGAGAGTGAGGCTCAGGGTGAAACTCAGAGTAGGGTGCGAGATAACTTCAGGTATCTCCATGCTTGAAGCCCTGTCCTACTGTATTGCCCCGAAAGTCTTCCCTGCTGTGGCTGCATCTTTTCCACGTGGATAATCTTGGTTCACCTCTAGCACAGGAATTCTTCACTGGGGCTCCTAGGATgggctgggtgggtgggggtggaggatgtCTGCCTCCCCTGAGTTTGTATGGAAAATGTATTCTTCTGGTGCACTTCTTTCTGGGAGGGAGTCTGTTGCTTTGTCTTTTCTGAAGGGCTCATGGCCCTTTGAAGGTGAAGACCCAGGATGCAGGGTGATCTGCACTTGGCCCTCAAGGCCAAGGTCAGGCTGTGGCTGGGCCGGGTGGTGATCCTGCCTCTCACCTGCATGCAGATGCATTTGAGTGCAAACCCCACCCTGGGCAAAGCAAGGGCCCATTTAGGTCTAGAAGAGACAGGAGTGGGCGGGACAGGCCTcataaatgcaaaaaagaaagtcTCTGAGCATCTACCAAATGCTAGAAGCTGTTTTGCACCTGTCATCTCTGTTTCTGCTGTGGATGGTTTAAAAAACATTCCCTAGATTCCCCCCTCTTATGCAGATTTTTGTATCTACTGATGTCTTTGTCTAAGTCTTAGATAGAAAACAAAAGTGCTGGAGCTGTCGGAGGTGCTGACACCCACCTCCAGTGCTGACTCAATGATTTTGTTCTTTGAACAGGGGTGTTTTTAAAGGGTACAAGCACACCTGTGGTTCTTCTCTCAGGTCTTCCGGAGAGATTCAGGAGGCAGGATCATGAGTCCCAGGGACTCTGGGATTCTTACCTTCTGCAAAATATCCCGCAGAAGCTCAGAATCTGATGAGTCTCTTAACTTTGCTTCTAAGCTCTGtgtggagggaagagagagaaatctcaagggTGCATTCACAGGAACATTAAACATGCAATAGAATGTGTTGGCAAAGCGCTATGTGATCTCTCCTTGGGGACGTGGAGCCAGTTGGAAGCGGAAGCCACAGCAGCTGAAAGCCTGACCTTCAAATGTCGCAGGTGCACCTGGATGAGTCACAGGAAGACGGCTAGAACACTGACTCTTGGCCACATTAGTCTTGGCTACTTAGCTGCCACCCAGGTCATGGGCCAGCTCCCTGgttgcactggtcagccaggaatTACCAGGGCAGCCATTGCACCAAGGTTTGATGGGCTTGCCATCTGAGTTTAACTGGAAATGCAGAATGTGCCCATACCAGCCTGGGTTACATTGTCCTCTTACAGGGGCCTCAAGCCCAGCAGCGAGCTTTGGCTCCCGAGTTAGGCAGACTGTCTCGGCTGGTATGTGACACGGGGCAAGGCACTTCATTGCTTCAGAGCTCCTTCCATGCCGTAAAAGGCCCTACAAGACCTGGTCCTAATCCCTCTCTCTGGCCTGTTCTCCCTCACCTCTTGCCCACCCtgctcactccactccagccacactggctgccTTGCTGTTGTTCCTCAACCACAGCTGGCTTGTTTCCACCACAGGGACTTTGCATATCCTGTTCCCCAAGCCCTTCCCATGGCTAGCTGCTTCACCAGTCAGGCCCCAGTTCAAATGCCATCTCCTTGGGGAAGGCTTCCCTGATTCCCCGACTTTGGTGACTCTTCTCCCCAGTTGCTCCATTCACCATTTCCCTGTTTTATTGGCTTTAAAGCTACTCTCATCTggtcttttcttgtttattcatttatttgtttgttctctGGCTCTCCCATGCAAGCAGAGCCTCATCTGTCATGGGTACTGCTGATCCATGGTGCCTGGCTCACGGAaggcatttattaaacattttcagaCCGAATAAAAACAGTAGCTAACACCGACATGCATTtaccatgagccaggcactgaTCCACAGGCTTTTGTACTCAACTCTGACAACAACCCTAAGAGGTAGCTATCATTATATCCCCCATTttattaagaagaaaacaatagcACAGAGAAGGGCTCAGGAGGCGGGGCCAGGGCGGGGCGTTGACTACGTCGTAGCACATGACCAGGCGGTGCTCggactctgggaggcagagcttagggCGGGCCGATGTGGGGAGGGGCCCAGGGTCCGGGAGGCGGGTCCGAGTCTGGGCTGCGGGCTGCGCTCAGGAGGCGGGCCCTGGGGTATGGCCAGGCGCTGCTCGggccctgggaggcggagcttagggAGGCGCCGGTGTCGGGAGGAACCCAGGGACTGGGAGGTGGGTCGGGGCTGGGCTCAGGGGCCGAGAGGGAGCTGGGCTTGGGGCGGGGCCGAGACGGAGCGAGGGGTCCAGGGTGTGGGAAACGGGGAGGGGTTTGAGGCGGGGATCGGAGTGTGGCTCACGTTCGGGAGGCGTTACCTGCGGAGGGTTTGAGGCAGGCCCAGGAGCAAGGCCATGGTCGGCCGAGGCGGGGCCAGGGGCGGGCCCTAGGAGCCGGAGCTTTGGGCGGGGCCGAGTCCGGGTTTGGGGCCCGGGAGGCGGGGCCGGTTAGGGCAAGGGTCCCTGGGATCGTCGAGTCAGGCCTTGGGCCAAAGTAGACACTGTCGCAGTTCCTCCGCCTTCAGGAAGGTCTTTTTGGCAGGGGCCTTATGGGTGCGCGCTTCGGTCCTGGAGGCCTTATCCTA
Proteins encoded:
- the LOC134730240 gene encoding putative protein N-methyltransferase FAM86B1, with product MATCLLSHLPSDHWTDSLVLSWCSPREARSHSLRAQPSSPTVPQVWSHGMPPSTLQNGPSRTRQPSLRDVLYCPEAIVSLVGVLRRLAACQEHKRAPEVYVAFTVCNQGTCQLFTTELGRARIRWEVEAHRDQKLFPYKEHLEMAMLNLTL